In Candidatus Rokuibacteriota bacterium, the DNA window TCGGCTTGTCGACAAGCGGGAGCATCTCCTTGGGCTGGGCCTTGGTGGCCGGGAGGAACCGGGTCCCCAGCCCGGCCGCGGGAAACACCGCCTTTCGCACGCTCACGCGCGTCCCTCCTGGTTCGACGCCTTCCCGCGAAGATACACCACCCGGTGGGGAAACGGAATCGGGATCCGCTCGCGCTCGAAGGCCTCCTTGATCCGGCGGCGCAGCTCGTTCTCGGCGCCCACCTTGACCATGAGACGCAGCATCACCTCGGACTCGCCGAAGCGGACGATTCCCTGAGCCTCGGGCGGCTCCAGGGCCCCGCCTGTCTCCCGCGCCCACTGCCCCCTACCGCTTCGAGGACACTCAGCGCCCGGCGGACGTCCGCGTCGTACCCGACCCCGACGTCCACGACGGCGCGGGCCCAGCCCCGGTTGTAGTTCGTGAACTGGGTCAGCTCCCCGTTGGGGATGACCCGCTGGGCGCCGTTCAGCGTCCTGAGCTTGGTCACGCGCAGCCCCACCGCCTCGACTGTGCCGGCGTGCGGACCGACCTCGATCGTGTCGCCGACCGCGATGAGAGCCTCGAAGATGGGAAAGAACCCGGTGATCACGTCCTTGATCAGGCTCTGGGCCCCGAGGCTGATCGCCAGCCCGAGGACGCCGGCGGAAACCAGGATGGCCTGGATGTCGATCCCGACCTCGCGGAGGATCACCATGAGCGCCACGAAGGCCAGGAGCTAGCGGGCAGCGCTCTTCATCAGCGGACTGAGCGTCCGGGCCCGCCGCACTTTCGCAGAGTAGTCGGGAGCCCCCTCGAGCGGGGCGAGGAGGCGATCGATCACGTGGGTGGCGAGCCGGTAGGCGAGCCACGCGAGGGCGACCGCCCCGACGATGAGCAGGGCTCGGACGAGAACCGCCTCCACAGTCCCCTCGAGGGCCACCGCCCTCGCCAGTGCGCGCCCGAGCGCCTCCGCCATCGAGCTCACCCGCGCTCCCCTTCCGGAGAGGACGCGCCACGCGTGCTCACATTCGCCAGGCGACGGACCTCACGCACGGCCTGGAGGGCGAGAAAATACGTGAGCGCGCCGGCCAGGAGCCCGACCACCGTCGTGCCGACCAGAAGCGGCACGGAGACCAGAAAGAGCAGCTTGGAGGAGGCCATGAACCCCTCGCCGAACTTGTCGAGGGAGAGGAGCGGCCGGATCAGCGCGGCCAGTTCGAGAAGCCCCCTGCCCCGGATCGCCTCCAGCCCTCGACCGCCGCTCAGGATGAGCTCGCCGACCTTGAGGGAGAGGCCGTAGAGGAAGGGGGCGAACCAGGGCAGGTTGAGCCACGCGCCGGTGACGGTGGATGCTTTGTTGAGCCTCAGGAGAAACGCCGCAGCAATCGCCATGACGGTGTGGAGCCCGTAGAAGGGGGTGCAGCTGATGAACACCCCGACGGCCAGCCCCAGGGCGATCTTCCACGGCGCGTCGTCCAGGTGGAGAACAGCGAGGAGGCGAGCCTTCAGGCCCTTCCAGGAGAGCATGGCCGTCGGCAAAGCACGTGCACCCGGGCGTTGTTCCTGCCGTCCTACTCCGATACGCTCAGCAGATTACACGGAATTCCCGGTCCGCGTGCGGCCTTTTTTTGGCGGCTCCCCAAAGATGCTTTATGATCTTAACCTGAGCACGCGGGAAAGGGCAGGCGGGTGAAGCGGTACTCGGATGCATGGTGGGGCCTCGGCCTCGTCGTCAGCGCGGTGGCGGCGCTGCTGGCGCTTCTCCCGTCACGCGCAGAGTTCCTCAGTCAGAAGTACAGCGCCCCGAGCCCCGCGCCGACGACCTGGGTGGTGACGCCGGTGCCCTCCACGAGCGCTCCGCCGCCCGCCAAGCCGGGCGACCCGAGGTCCCAGTCTCCACCGCCATCCTCCCGGCCTGGCGCCCTCGACCGACTCGTCGCCCTGCCACCGGCGGAGCCGCCTGGCGCCTTCACCCTCCACTTCGGGAGCTTCGTGACGGTCAGCGAAGCCGAAGACATCGAGAACCGGCTGAAGCAGCTCGGCGCCCCGACGACCCGCTACCGCAAGCGCTCCCCCGGCGCCCTGTACGCCCTCAAGCTCGGCGAGTTCCCCACGCGGGCCGAGGCCCGGGACACCCTGGAGCAGCTCAGGCTGCGACACCCGGCGCTTCCACTGGTCCCGGTGGAGCACGATGGCCAAGGCCGGATCGCCGTCAGCGTGGACGCCCGCTATCCGTTGCGCGAGGCGGTGGACCTGGCCGGGCAGCTGCGGAGGGACGGGTTCAGGGTCCGGATCGAAACAGCGGGGAGAGCTGCTCCGGTCTTCACCGTGCGCCTCACGACGGCCTACGACCTCAAGACCGCGCAGGAGAAGAGCCGGGAGTTCAGACGCCACGGCTTGCCCAACGCGGTCATCCCCGTCGAGCGCGCCGCATCACCCTAGGCTCTTCGGGTCCCGCTTCACGCGCCAGCGCCAGATCGCCTCCCGGACGGACGCCAGGAGCTGGTCCGTGTGGAAGGGCTTTTCGATGTACCCGGTCGCTCCTCGGCTCAAGGCCTCGAGGGCGACCTCGCGCGTCGAGTATCCGGTGACCAGGACGACCTGGACGTTGGGGTTCTGCTGTTTGGCCAGCTCCAGCAGCTGAAGGCCGTTCAGGTGCGGCATCATGATATCGCTGATGATGACATCGAAGGCGGTGGACTCCAGAAGCCGGGAGGCCTCCCGGCTATCGGTCGTGGCCTGCGGAGCATAGCCTTCTTGCTTGAGCACGTCCACCATGACGTCAAGGACTTCGGACTCGTCATCCACGACGAGAATGCGGGGGTCCTCCACGTCCTTCCCTCCCGGGCTACTCACGCACGAGCGGCGTCGCCCGTG includes these proteins:
- a CDS encoding mechanosensitive ion channel family protein translates to MVILREVGIDIQAILVSAGVLGLAISLGAQSLIKDVITGFFPIFEALIAVGDTIEVGPHAGTVEAVGLRVTKLRTLNGAQRVIPNGELTQFTNYNRGWARAVVDVGVGYDADVRRALSVLEAVGGSGRGRQAGPWSRPRLRESSASASPR
- a CDS encoding DUF2062 domain-containing protein, encoding MLSWKGLKARLLAVLHLDDAPWKIALGLAVGVFISCTPFYGLHTVMAIAAAFLLRLNKASTVTGAWLNLPWFAPFLYGLSLKVGELILSGGRGLEAIRGRGLLELAALIRPLLSLDKFGEGFMASSKLLFLVSVPLLVGTTVVGLLAGALTYFLALQAVREVRRLANVSTRGASSPEGERG
- a CDS encoding SPOR domain-containing protein, whose amino-acid sequence is MKRYSDAWWGLGLVVSAVAALLALLPSRAEFLSQKYSAPSPAPTTWVVTPVPSTSAPPPAKPGDPRSQSPPPSSRPGALDRLVALPPAEPPGAFTLHFGSFVTVSEAEDIENRLKQLGAPTTRYRKRSPGALYALKLGEFPTRAEARDTLEQLRLRHPALPLVPVEHDGQGRIAVSVDARYPLREAVDLAGQLRRDGFRVRIETAGRAAPVFTVRLTTAYDLKTAQEKSREFRRHGLPNAVIPVERAASP
- a CDS encoding response regulator, which produces MEDPRILVVDDESEVLDVMVDVLKQEGYAPQATTDSREASRLLESTAFDVIISDIMMPHLNGLQLLELAKQQNPNVQVVLVTGYSTREVALEALSRGATGYIEKPFHTDQLLASVREAIWRWRVKRDPKSLG